In Geminocystis sp. NIES-3709, a single genomic region encodes these proteins:
- a CDS encoding AarF/ABC1/UbiB kinase family protein, with product MFSLTQTSSRQREIIEIVLGNGWEYMRGILTGGKSDKPQLPPPEVFRKILVQLGPFYVKFGQLLSTRPDLLPPKYIEALTALQAQVPPVAWGLIEQTLTQQLDQSLETIFTTIDRQPVAAGSIAQIHKATLTTGEEVAIKVQRPDIDRIVNQDVILIKGIAEIISLTDFGNEYDVVNLADDFTKAVLAELDFHQEANFTDKLRQNLSNSPWFDSQQLTIPKIYWQFTTQKVLFMEWLDGKPILSADIPNTPKTRQQVSTLLFRAFFQQIFIDGFFHADPHPGNIFYLDNNKVGLIDCGMIGRLDPKTQQLLTEMLLAIVDIDAQRCAQLTLELSDTNAIHTNIARLENDYQKMLRKYYNLSLSQLNFSEVFYEILEVARSNKIKLPSNMGLFAKSLANLEGVARKFNPNINLLEEIKPLITDLFRRQFIGDTPYQTLFRTVLDLKSITLRSPRQIDSILDRLSSETFQWQLQIREIEGLRRSVDDSANRLSFSIVVGSLIMGAAIISTGATTGQLIFLSNILFAVATLLGLWLIISILRSGRLK from the coding sequence ATGTTTTCTTTAACTCAAACCAGTTCACGACAAAGAGAAATTATTGAAATAGTCTTGGGAAATGGTTGGGAATATATGCGTGGTATTCTTACAGGAGGCAAATCCGATAAACCTCAACTACCACCTCCTGAAGTTTTTCGCAAAATCTTAGTGCAATTAGGCCCTTTTTACGTCAAATTTGGTCAGCTACTCAGTACTCGTCCTGATTTACTACCTCCTAAATACATAGAAGCATTAACAGCACTTCAAGCACAAGTTCCCCCCGTTGCATGGGGTTTAATTGAACAAACTTTAACACAACAATTAGACCAATCCCTAGAAACAATATTTACAACGATCGATCGTCAACCTGTAGCCGCAGGTTCGATCGCTCAAATACACAAAGCCACCTTAACTACAGGAGAAGAAGTAGCCATCAAAGTACAACGACCTGATATTGATAGAATTGTTAATCAAGACGTAATTTTGATCAAAGGGATTGCGGAAATTATCTCCTTAACTGACTTTGGCAATGAATATGATGTGGTTAACTTAGCAGATGATTTTACCAAAGCCGTACTTGCAGAATTAGATTTTCATCAAGAAGCCAACTTTACCGATAAATTAAGACAAAATCTGAGTAATAGTCCTTGGTTTGACTCTCAACAACTCACTATCCCCAAAATTTATTGGCAATTTACCACTCAAAAAGTTTTATTCATGGAATGGTTAGACGGTAAACCAATTCTTTCTGCTGATATTCCCAACACTCCCAAAACAAGACAACAAGTTAGTACCCTATTATTTAGAGCTTTTTTTCAACAAATATTTATTGATGGTTTCTTTCATGCCGATCCTCATCCTGGCAATATATTCTACCTTGATAACAACAAAGTCGGTTTAATCGATTGTGGCATGATTGGCAGACTGGATCCTAAAACTCAACAACTACTAACAGAAATGTTATTAGCGATCGTTGATATAGATGCCCAAAGATGTGCTCAGCTTACCCTCGAACTGTCAGATACTAATGCTATTCATACCAACATCGCAAGATTAGAAAATGACTATCAAAAAATGCTCAGAAAATACTATAACCTCAGTCTTTCTCAATTAAATTTTAGTGAAGTATTTTACGAGATTTTAGAAGTTGCCCGATCGAATAAAATCAAATTACCTAGTAACATGGGATTATTTGCCAAAAGCCTTGCCAATTTAGAAGGAGTTGCTCGAAAATTTAATCCTAATATCAATCTTCTCGAAGAAATAAAACCTCTCATAACGGATCTTTTTCGCCGTCAATTTATTGGTGATACTCCTTATCAGACTCTATTTAGGACAGTTTTAGACTTAAAATCTATTACTTTACGATCGCCCCGCCAAATAGATTCAATCCTCGATAGACTCAGTTCAGAAACTTTCCAATGGCAACTACAAATTAGGGAAATAGAAGGCTTAAGGCGTAGTGTCGATGACTCAGCGAACCGTTTATCCTTTAGTATTGTTGTTGGCTCATTAATTATGGGGGCAGCAATCATTAGTACTGGTGCAACCACCGGACAATTAATATTCTTGAGTAACATTCTTTTTGCCGTTGCCACCTTACTAGGATTATGGCTTATTATCAGTATCCTTCGATCGGGCAGACTGAAATAA
- a CDS encoding iron uptake porin: protein MKKNFWQSIKITPILVGASLLATSQVQANEISQANPEVDAQIINQLDTYSSEGGTSSKDQVTSVSQLRDVSPTDWAFEALRSLVERYGCIVGYPDRTFRGNRALSRYEFAAGLNACMQQMERLIAASEAVMKEDIEKLKRLMAEFESELAALGARVDNLEGRVAFLEDHQFSTTTKLKGEVIMALTQNFEDGNQAILADRVRLALNTSFTGEDTLITRLSAGNAGAFNVNGTNTFRTGGLPATNRGVSGPSATLNQTFNLYPGANNDVQVDWLAYYAPIKLGENTEIKTYVAGWGGIHSDYAPTLNPFFEDYDGGNGALSPFASESPIYRIGGGSGVAFSYRLGFLEGLLGPSTATVGYLAGGSPNSPEQGQGIFNGDSSILGQLNFNMSDTFALGFTYVNGFHKADSPVFGNGAGSGFGVVGTQLANQSNSQLDSILGARFPGATVDQGDKISNSYGSQVAWRVTDGVSLSAFFNYTNLTRIGRGNDDIWSYGGGVAFPDLFKEGSVLGIFAGVQPYNGSATYFVTDGGGNSRRVRITSDNIPVHVEAFYKYQLTDNISVTPGVIWVSNTNQGSNQDGIIGTLRTTFTF, encoded by the coding sequence ATGAAAAAGAATTTTTGGCAATCGATTAAAATAACCCCTATATTAGTGGGTGCTAGTCTGTTAGCTACTTCCCAAGTTCAAGCCAACGAAATCTCTCAAGCGAATCCTGAAGTGGATGCGCAAATCATCAATCAGCTAGATACCTATAGTTCCGAAGGTGGTACTTCTTCTAAAGATCAAGTTACCAGTGTTTCTCAACTTAGAGATGTTTCTCCTACCGATTGGGCTTTTGAAGCTCTCCGTAGTTTAGTAGAACGTTATGGTTGTATCGTTGGTTATCCTGATCGTACCTTCAGAGGAAATCGTGCTTTAAGTCGTTATGAATTTGCCGCTGGTTTAAACGCTTGTATGCAGCAAATGGAGCGTTTAATTGCCGCTAGTGAAGCAGTAATGAAAGAAGACATTGAAAAACTAAAACGCTTAATGGCTGAGTTTGAAAGTGAATTAGCCGCTTTAGGTGCAAGAGTTGACAACTTAGAAGGTAGAGTTGCTTTCTTAGAAGATCACCAATTCTCCACCACCACCAAATTAAAAGGGGAAGTCATTATGGCTTTAACCCAAAACTTTGAAGATGGAAACCAAGCTATTCTTGCTGATCGTGTTCGTTTAGCATTAAATACCAGTTTCACTGGAGAAGATACCTTAATCACTCGTTTATCAGCAGGTAACGCAGGTGCATTTAACGTAAATGGAACGAATACTTTCCGTACTGGTGGATTACCCGCTACAAACAGAGGTGTTTCTGGACCTAGTGCAACCTTAAATCAGACTTTCAACTTATATCCCGGAGCAAATAACGATGTCCAAGTCGATTGGTTAGCTTATTACGCACCCATCAAATTAGGAGAAAATACTGAAATTAAAACCTATGTAGCAGGTTGGGGCGGTATCCACAGCGACTATGCACCTACATTAAATCCCTTCTTTGAAGACTACGATGGTGGTAATGGTGCCTTGTCTCCTTTCGCCTCTGAAAGTCCTATCTACCGTATTGGTGGTGGTTCTGGGGTTGCTTTCAGCTATCGTTTAGGTTTCTTAGAAGGACTTTTAGGACCTAGTACTGCTACTGTCGGTTATTTGGCGGGTGGATCACCTAACTCTCCTGAGCAAGGACAAGGTATATTCAATGGAGATTCTTCCATTTTAGGTCAACTTAACTTTAACATGAGTGACACTTTTGCGTTAGGTTTCACCTATGTTAACGGTTTCCACAAAGCTGATAGTCCTGTATTTGGTAACGGTGCTGGTAGTGGTTTTGGTGTAGTTGGTACTCAATTAGCAAACCAATCTAACAGTCAATTAGATAGTATTTTGGGTGCTCGTTTTCCTGGTGCTACTGTGGATCAAGGTGATAAAATCAGTAATTCTTACGGAAGCCAAGTGGCATGGCGTGTTACTGATGGCGTTAGCTTGAGTGCTTTCTTCAACTATACTAATTTAACTCGTATCGGTCGTGGTAACGATGATATTTGGAGTTATGGTGGTGGTGTTGCCTTCCCTGATTTATTTAAAGAAGGTAGTGTTTTGGGTATCTTTGCTGGGGTTCAACCTTATAACGGTAGTGCTACTTATTTTGTAACTGATGGTGGTGGTAATTCTCGTCGTGTTCGTATTACCTCTGATAATATCCCTGTTCATGTAGAGGCATTCTACAAATATCAGTTAACCGATAATATTTCCGTTACTCCTGGTGTTATTTGGGTAAGTAATACTAATCAAGGAAGTAACCAAGATGGAATTATTGGTACTTTAAGAACCACTTTCACTTTCTAA
- a CDS encoding fructosamine kinase family protein produces MWTEIIKAIIKHTNSHFELINYRSIGGGCINQAYELIGKNISYFVKLNSASQIEMFKAESIALEEMYNTNTIVVPKPICYGISGNNSYLVLEYINLGRGDSRSWPLMGQKLALLHQVKIEKPFGWYINNTIGSTSQINDWKDSWADFFAEKRIGYQLILGNRRGGNFKNSQEIIEKVRESLFNHHPKPSLVHGDLWSGNAGFTHSGEGTIFDPACYYGDREVDIAMTELFGGFPSTFYEGYNQQWSLDKGYNQRKNIYNLYHILNHFNLFGGNYEIQAKRMIKEI; encoded by the coding sequence ATGTGGACGGAAATTATTAAGGCAATTATTAAACATACTAATTCTCACTTTGAATTAATTAATTATCGATCGATTGGTGGTGGATGTATCAATCAGGCTTATGAACTTATCGGTAAAAATATTAGCTATTTTGTGAAGTTGAATAGTGCATCACAGATAGAGATGTTTAAAGCTGAATCGATCGCTTTAGAAGAAATGTACAATACAAATACGATCGTTGTGCCGAAACCGATTTGTTATGGTATATCGGGTAATAATAGTTATCTTGTTTTAGAATATATCAATTTAGGCCGTGGAGATAGTCGATCATGGCCATTAATGGGACAAAAATTAGCCTTATTACATCAAGTAAAAATAGAAAAACCCTTCGGATGGTATATTAATAATACGATCGGATCAACTTCACAAATTAACGATTGGAAAGATAGTTGGGCGGATTTTTTTGCAGAAAAAAGAATTGGCTATCAACTAATATTAGGGAATCGGCGAGGAGGTAACTTTAAAAATAGTCAGGAAATTATTGAAAAAGTACGAGAAAGTTTATTTAACCATCATCCGAAACCTTCTTTAGTTCATGGAGATTTATGGTCTGGAAATGCGGGATTTACTCATAGTGGAGAGGGTACTATTTTTGATCCTGCTTGTTACTATGGCGATCGAGAAGTGGACATTGCCATGACAGAATTATTCGGTGGTTTTCCTTCCACTTTTTATGAAGGATATAATCAACAATGGTCTTTAGATAAAGGGTATAACCAAAGAAAAAATATTTATAATTTATATCATATTCTCAACCATTTCAACTTATTTGGTGGTAATTATGAAATTCAAGCGAAAAGAATGATCAAAGAAATTTAA
- a CDS encoding DUF3155 domain-containing protein — protein MARKRKRKSRRRLEGRKILELVPHYYIESGEDKPVTAARKHIRANGIKPPALLVVKRNEHTTDRYFWAEKGLFGAQYVEENHFLFPSLRVIKPQVKVTTPILSTTH, from the coding sequence TTGGCACGGAAAAGAAAGCGTAAAAGTCGCCGCCGCCTTGAGGGACGAAAAATATTAGAACTTGTACCTCACTACTATATCGAGAGTGGAGAAGATAAGCCAGTAACTGCCGCTAGAAAGCATATCCGAGCTAATGGGATTAAACCCCCTGCCCTTTTAGTAGTTAAAAGAAATGAGCATACTACTGATAGATATTTTTGGGCAGAAAAAGGATTATTTGGAGCTCAATATGTGGAAGAGAATCATTTTCTTTTCCCTAGTTTAAGGGTTATTAAACCTCAAGTAAAAGTAACTACACCAATTTTATCTACTACTCATTAA
- the ppk1 gene encoding polyphosphate kinase 1 produces MQDQISNLKHPQYYFNRELSWLEFNYRVLQEAINERTLLLERLKFTAIFSSNLDEFFMVRVAALKRQIEAEVSKLTPDGRTPVQQIQEINQRLRPLIKQQVENFEYNLKKELINYGVHLINFVDLNQEQRHYLHQYFDNNIFPVLTPLAVDPSHPFPHMSNLSLNLAVLVKNPDTGAELFARVKVPKTLPRFVTFPAELRQVGHNEDKIIWVGIPLEQVIAHHLEALFPGMNVQECHNFRLTRDADLGVQEDEADDLLLAIQQELRKRRFAGSAVRLEIHPSMPEHIQQMLMQGLDLEEIDIYEIDGLLGLNDLFALTSLPLPDLKDIPWNGVVPPPFDQLRELEMVRGSENSDSISEEFFAMIRKSDLMLHHPYHSFSGTVQQFITQAANDRQVMAIKMTLYRTSGDSPIIKALIDAAENGKQVVALVELKARFDEENNILWARKLEKAGVHVVYGLVGLKTHTKVILVVRKEKDKIRRYVHIGTGNYNPKTAKLYTDLGLISCREDLGADLTDLFNFLTGYSKQKVFRKLLVAPVTMRDRMISMIEREAKHCQNGGTGRIVAKMNSLVDVPVIEALYKASQAGVKIDLILRGICSLRPGIEGISDNIRVISIIGRFLEHSRIFYFHNNGDEEIYIGSADWMGRNLSRRVEAITPVEDPNLLKQLQEILGIMLSDNQQSWELQSDGSYIRRQCQPGEKELNTHNILMDMAIDSVEIN; encoded by the coding sequence ATGCAAGACCAAATTAGTAATCTAAAACATCCACAATATTATTTCAATCGAGAATTGAGTTGGCTAGAATTTAACTACAGAGTGTTACAAGAGGCTATTAATGAAAGAACACTACTTTTAGAAAGACTTAAATTTACAGCTATTTTTAGTTCTAATTTAGATGAATTTTTTATGGTAAGAGTAGCTGCTTTAAAACGACAAATCGAAGCAGAAGTAAGTAAGTTAACCCCCGATGGTAGAACCCCAGTACAGCAAATTCAAGAGATTAATCAACGGTTACGTCCTCTTATTAAACAACAAGTAGAAAACTTTGAATATAATCTCAAAAAAGAACTCATTAATTACGGCGTACATCTCATTAATTTTGTTGATCTGAATCAAGAACAAAGACATTATTTACATCAATATTTTGATAATAACATTTTTCCTGTACTCACTCCTTTAGCCGTTGATCCCAGTCATCCTTTTCCCCATATGTCTAATTTGAGCTTAAATTTAGCTGTATTAGTCAAAAATCCTGATACGGGTGCGGAATTATTTGCTAGAGTAAAAGTCCCGAAAACATTACCTCGTTTTGTCACTTTTCCTGCTGAATTACGGCAAGTTGGCCATAATGAGGATAAAATTATTTGGGTAGGAATCCCCCTTGAGCAAGTTATTGCTCACCACCTAGAAGCCCTATTTCCGGGTATGAACGTTCAAGAATGTCATAATTTTCGTTTGACTAGAGATGCAGATTTAGGAGTGCAAGAAGACGAAGCAGATGATTTATTGTTAGCGATACAACAAGAACTACGAAAACGTCGTTTTGCAGGTTCGGCAGTACGTTTAGAAATTCATCCTTCTATGCCGGAGCATATTCAACAAATGTTAATGCAAGGTTTAGATTTAGAAGAAATAGATATTTATGAAATAGATGGTTTATTGGGTTTAAATGACTTATTTGCTTTGACAAGTTTACCTTTACCAGATTTAAAAGATATTCCTTGGAATGGCGTTGTACCGCCACCTTTTGATCAATTAAGAGAGTTAGAAATGGTTAGAGGAAGTGAAAATAGCGATAGCATTAGTGAGGAATTTTTTGCCATGATTCGCAAGTCAGATTTAATGCTACACCATCCTTATCACTCTTTTTCTGGTACAGTACAACAGTTTATCACCCAAGCGGCCAACGATCGACAGGTTATGGCGATAAAAATGACGTTGTATAGGACTTCAGGAGATTCTCCCATCATTAAAGCCTTGATTGATGCGGCTGAAAATGGTAAGCAAGTAGTAGCTTTAGTGGAATTAAAAGCCCGTTTTGATGAAGAAAATAATATTCTTTGGGCAAGGAAATTAGAAAAGGCTGGAGTACACGTTGTTTATGGGCTTGTGGGTTTAAAAACCCATACTAAAGTTATTTTGGTAGTGCGAAAAGAAAAAGATAAAATTCGTCGTTATGTTCATATTGGTACGGGAAATTACAATCCAAAAACAGCTAAACTTTATACGGATTTGGGCTTAATTAGTTGCAGAGAAGATTTAGGTGCAGACTTGACAGACTTGTTTAATTTTTTGACAGGTTATTCTAAACAAAAAGTATTTCGTAAGTTATTAGTAGCACCAGTAACTATGCGGGATCGAATGATCTCTATGATTGAAAGAGAAGCAAAACATTGTCAAAATGGCGGTACAGGAAGAATTGTGGCTAAAATGAACTCCTTAGTTGATGTTCCTGTAATTGAAGCATTATATAAGGCATCTCAAGCAGGAGTAAAAATAGACTTAATTCTTCGAGGCATTTGTAGCTTAAGACCGGGAATTGAAGGCATTAGCGATAATATAAGAGTAATTAGTATTATCGGGCGTTTTCTCGAACATTCTCGAATTTTTTACTTCCATAACAACGGTGATGAAGAAATTTATATTGGTAGTGCAGATTGGATGGGTAGGAATTTATCTCGCCGAGTAGAAGCTATTACACCAGTAGAAGATCCTAATTTATTAAAGCAATTGCAGGAAATTTTAGGAATTATGTTATCCGATAATCAACAATCTTGGGAGTTACAGTCGGATGGTAGCTATATTCGTCGTCAATGTCAACCCGGAGAAAAAGAATTAAATACTCATAACATCTTAATGGATATGGCGATCGACTCGGTAGAAATCAATTAA
- a CDS encoding ferredoxin--nitrite reductase, producing the protein MTVATETKVKLNKIEKIKAEKHGLDIKEELTKFAEIGWEAMNEDDLIVRLKWFGIFFRPVTPGKFMLRLRIPNGIFTSEQMRTFAEIIDRYGEDGSADITTRQNIQLRGVHLQDIPEIFQQLEAVGITSIQSGMDNVRNLTGSPTAGIDPDELFDTRELNQKLQDLITNKGQGNYEFSNLPRKLNIAVDGARDNSIHAEINDIAFIPAFKDGEFGFNVLIGGYLSAQRCAESIPMDVWVHPNDEVIELSAAILSVYSENGLTEGLRENRGKSRLMWLVDKWGMNRFRIEVEKKLGKSLYFAALQDEITLEKRDHLGVHPQKQEGYSYIGIHIPVGHLMAQDMFEIARLAEIYGNGEIRATVEQNFIIPFVPNDKVETFLSEPILQRYSINPTPLTRSLISCTGSRYCNFALVETKQRGLQLAQELDAELNIPDRVRIHWTGCPNSCGQAQAGDIGLMGTKAKKDGQVVEGVNLFLGGKVGKDAHLGELKEKSIPCDDLKIVLKDLLINEFGATTK; encoded by the coding sequence ATGACGGTTGCAACTGAAACAAAAGTTAAATTAAATAAAATAGAGAAAATTAAAGCCGAAAAACACGGTTTAGATATAAAAGAAGAATTAACTAAATTTGCCGAAATCGGTTGGGAGGCCATGAATGAAGATGATTTAATTGTCCGTTTAAAGTGGTTTGGCATCTTTTTTCGTCCTGTTACTCCGGGTAAGTTCATGTTAAGGTTGCGTATCCCTAACGGAATTTTTACCAGTGAACAAATGCGTACTTTTGCAGAAATTATCGATCGATATGGAGAAGATGGTAGCGCAGATATTACCACTCGTCAAAATATCCAATTAAGAGGGGTTCATTTACAGGATATACCCGAAATTTTCCAACAATTAGAAGCGGTAGGTATTACTTCCATTCAATCAGGGATGGATAATGTTCGTAACTTAACAGGTTCTCCTACTGCTGGAATTGATCCTGATGAGTTATTCGATACCAGAGAATTAAATCAAAAGTTACAGGATTTAATTACAAATAAAGGACAAGGAAATTATGAATTTAGTAATTTACCTCGCAAGTTAAATATTGCTGTAGATGGTGCTAGAGATAATTCTATTCATGCAGAAATTAATGATATTGCTTTTATCCCAGCTTTCAAAGATGGTGAATTTGGTTTTAATGTTTTAATTGGTGGTTATCTATCGGCACAACGATGTGCAGAATCTATTCCGATGGATGTATGGGTACATCCTAATGATGAAGTAATTGAACTTTCGGCTGCAATTCTTTCTGTTTATAGCGAAAATGGCTTAACAGAAGGTTTAAGAGAAAATCGAGGAAAATCCCGTTTAATGTGGTTAGTAGATAAATGGGGTATGAATCGTTTTCGTATAGAAGTAGAGAAGAAATTGGGTAAATCTCTTTATTTTGCTGCACTTCAAGATGAAATTACTTTAGAAAAACGAGATCATTTAGGAGTCCATCCCCAAAAACAGGAAGGCTATAGTTATATAGGGATTCATATTCCTGTAGGGCATTTAATGGCACAAGATATGTTTGAGATTGCTCGTTTAGCGGAGATTTACGGTAATGGAGAAATTAGGGCAACCGTTGAGCAGAATTTTATTATTCCTTTTGTGCCTAATGATAAGGTAGAAACCTTTTTGAGTGAACCTATTTTACAACGTTATTCTATCAATCCTACACCTTTAACTCGATCGTTAATTTCCTGTACTGGTTCTCGTTATTGTAACTTTGCTCTGGTGGAGACGAAACAGAGAGGTTTACAATTAGCCCAAGAATTAGATGCTGAATTAAATATACCCGATCGAGTGCGCATTCATTGGACAGGTTGTCCTAATTCCTGTGGCCAAGCTCAAGCAGGAGATATTGGTTTAATGGGTACAAAAGCTAAAAAAGATGGCCAAGTGGTAGAAGGAGTTAACCTATTTTTAGGCGGTAAAGTGGGAAAAGACGCTCATTTAGGAGAATTAAAGGAAAAAAGTATCCCCTGTGATGATCTCAAAATTGTGCTAAAAGATTTGTTAATCAATGAATTTGGAGCTACGACAAAATAG
- a CDS encoding TIGR02652 family protein, which translates to MTDLNFQYPIFGPEIKCPHCREVIQALTLTDSYLCPRHGAFEADPNTKELVHLQSGRHWRLWKSKWYRQHTHPDGIRFEIHEALDRLYTDGYRATKVIIADRYYSLINSYLEKGNSWQGDQDSKIYRLYGLPVEFSPKSSDEPCWGIINFILEKEKGAPSRYPYFRLFE; encoded by the coding sequence ATGACCGATCTCAATTTCCAATATCCCATTTTTGGCCCCGAAATCAAATGTCCTCATTGTCGTGAAGTTATACAAGCATTAACTTTAACAGATAGTTATTTATGCCCTCGTCATGGTGCATTTGAAGCAGATCCTAACACCAAAGAATTAGTACATTTACAATCAGGCCGACATTGGCGTTTGTGGAAAAGTAAATGGTATCGGCAACATACTCATCCTGATGGTATTAGGTTTGAAATTCATGAGGCTTTAGATAGACTCTATACAGACGGTTACCGTGCTACTAAAGTTATTATCGCCGATCGATATTATTCATTAATTAATTCTTATTTAGAAAAAGGCAATAGTTGGCAAGGAGATCAAGATAGTAAAATATATAGACTATATGGTTTGCCCGTGGAATTTAGTCCAAAGTCTAGCGATGAACCTTGTTGGGGAATAATTAATTTTATTTTGGAAAAGGAAAAAGGCGCACCTTCTCGTTATCCCTATTTTCGTTTATTTGAATAA
- a CDS encoding VOC family protein: MILHHVSIRTADIMKAIEFYELLGFTVKERFTAGYTLACWLEGLGGRLELMQIPEPKPAPDAFDDEHYVGYYHLSFDVTNNVLSLPIWLDELQNKFKKTSQENPSGVSLLKILLPPQQQMIGDRVYEVAFIADTDNLPIEIIRAY, encoded by the coding sequence ATGATTCTACACCATGTATCTATTCGCACGGCGGATATAATGAAAGCGATCGAATTTTATGAGTTATTAGGCTTTACCGTAAAAGAAAGATTTACGGCTGGTTATACTTTAGCTTGTTGGTTAGAGGGATTAGGAGGAAGACTGGAGTTAATGCAGATACCAGAACCAAAACCTGCTCCCGATGCTTTTGATGATGAACATTATGTGGGTTATTATCATCTTTCTTTTGATGTGACAAATAATGTACTTAGTTTACCGATATGGTTAGATGAGTTGCAAAATAAATTTAAGAAAACCAGTCAGGAAAATCCCTCTGGAGTATCTCTCTTAAAGATATTATTACCGCCACAACAACAGATGATCGGCGATCGAGTTTATGAAGTAGCTTTTATTGCTGACACGGATAACTTACCTATTGAAATAATTAGGGCTTACTGA
- a CDS encoding formylglycine-generating enzyme family protein, with amino-acid sequence MNNCQKYKYQVVTINLAPFNSQSPTTLSLNKVEKEGDYFEVRLSENSLLEMVYIPQGQFIMGTPETEQGRSKDETPQHQVLIESFFVSKYPITQNQYIAVMNENPSFFKGENKPVENISWFSAQNFCQKLSALTGKQFRLLTESEWEYVCRARTETPFSFGKSITPELANYKASYGYGDGKSGQWRQETTDVDSFYANDFGLYDLHGNVWEWCQDHWHEDYDRSPCDGSAWLETSPDSEEDLPRVIRGGSWDDTAYYCRSGVRLWTLPQFKGKLIGFRVACDINEELGMRDEE; translated from the coding sequence ATGAATAATTGTCAAAAGTATAAATATCAGGTTGTAACTATCAATTTAGCCCCATTTAATTCCCAGAGTCCTACTACTTTAAGTTTAAATAAAGTCGAAAAAGAAGGAGATTATTTTGAGGTACGACTATCAGAAAATAGTCTATTAGAAATGGTATATATTCCTCAAGGACAGTTTATCATGGGTACTCCAGAAACCGAACAAGGTAGAAGTAAAGATGAAACTCCTCAACATCAAGTATTGATCGAGTCTTTTTTTGTCAGTAAATATCCCATCACTCAAAATCAATATATAGCCGTAATGAATGAGAATCCTTCCTTTTTTAAGGGAGAAAATAAACCCGTAGAAAATATTTCTTGGTTTTCTGCTCAAAATTTTTGTCAAAAACTGTCGGCTTTAACTGGTAAACAATTTCGTCTGTTGACAGAATCTGAATGGGAATATGTTTGTAGGGCTCGAACTGAGACACCTTTTTCTTTTGGTAAAAGTATAACTCCTGAATTGGCTAATTATAAGGCTAGTTATGGTTATGGAGATGGAAAAAGTGGTCAATGGAGACAAGAAACCACCGATGTAGATAGTTTTTATGCTAACGATTTTGGGTTATATGATCTTCATGGTAATGTTTGGGAATGGTGTCAAGATCATTGGCACGAAGATTATGATCGATCTCCTTGCGATGGTAGTGCTTGGTTAGAAACTTCTCCAGATTCTGAGGAAGATTTACCCAGAGTTATTAGGGGCGGTTCGTGGGATGATACTGCTTATTATTGTCGATCAGGGGTAAGATTATGGACTTTACCTCAATTTAAAGGAAAATTAATCGGTTTTCGAGTAGCCTGTGATATTAATGAAGAATTGGGAATGAGAGATGAAGAATAA